One genomic window of Punica granatum isolate Tunisia-2019 chromosome 1, ASM765513v2, whole genome shotgun sequence includes the following:
- the LOC116188252 gene encoding DNA-directed RNA polymerase I subunit RPA12 isoform X1, giving the protein MGSSNWGVDTLVDVNHVVTDKQTVHCRQIMAYSRDRDFLFCSLCGTMLTLSSVKYATCPLCNYKRSTKEIAGREIKYWVTAQDIRRELGISTFGEGTLQLATITRKCEKCGNNEFEYTRKQMRSADEGQTTFYTCTKCRDTITEN; this is encoded by the exons atgggatcctcCAACTGGGGTGTGGATACATTGGTTGATGTCAATCATGTCGTTACTGATAAGCAGACCGTTCATTGCAGACAAATCATGGCGTACTCCCGGGATCGTGATTTCTTGTTTTGCAGCTTGTGTGGTACTATGTTGACTCTAAGTTCAGTCAAATATGCAACCTGCCCTTTGTGTAACTATAAAAGGAGCACAAAAG aAATCGCTGGtagagaaattaaatattgGGTAACTGCACAG GATATTAGACGAGAGCTAGGCATATCGACCTTTGGTGAGGGAACCCTGCAATTGGCAACG ATAACGAGGAAATGTGAGAAGTGCGGCAATAACGAGTTTGAATATACTCGAAAACAG ATGAGATCAGCAGATGAAGGGCAGACGACCTTCTATACATGCACTAAATGCAGAGATACGATTACAGAAAATTGA
- the LOC116188252 gene encoding DNA-directed RNA polymerase I subunit RPA12 isoform X2 gives MAYSRDRDFLFCSLCGTMLTLSSVKYATCPLCNYKRSTKEIAGREIKYWVTAQDIRRELGISTFGEGTLQLATITRKCEKCGNNEFEYTRKQMRSADEGQTTFYTCTKCRDTITEN, from the exons ATGGCGTACTCCCGGGATCGTGATTTCTTGTTTTGCAGCTTGTGTGGTACTATGTTGACTCTAAGTTCAGTCAAATATGCAACCTGCCCTTTGTGTAACTATAAAAGGAGCACAAAAG aAATCGCTGGtagagaaattaaatattgGGTAACTGCACAG GATATTAGACGAGAGCTAGGCATATCGACCTTTGGTGAGGGAACCCTGCAATTGGCAACG ATAACGAGGAAATGTGAGAAGTGCGGCAATAACGAGTTTGAATATACTCGAAAACAG ATGAGATCAGCAGATGAAGGGCAGACGACCTTCTATACATGCACTAAATGCAGAGATACGATTACAGAAAATTGA
- the LOC116188244 gene encoding increased rDNA silencing protein 4, translating to MEAVVAPDSAEHQRQSLSVSPYTSKQVRTVRSPRNRAHRSVNLASVPGPSESFVSLANSFHGGLLNPQKQPPLLPLPVTPKAHVSSYPPPGSAKPKPQRLARHHSLNPSKPLIRRQGSAVIISRGSELMPAARPLGPEPYELPKNISVSMVPNPSAPLQLPEPGRFSGSVFELAPPPSSLPLPRFSLRPKLRCNAEAGVDSGATDSLRQILRLR from the coding sequence ATGGAGGCAGTCGTCGCTCCAGACTCGGCAGAGCACCAGCGCCAGTCTCTCTCCGTCTCTCCCTACACCAGCAAGCAGGTCAGGACCGTCAGGTCCCCGAGAAACCGAGCTCACCGCTCTGTCAATCTCGCCTCCGTCCCGGGGCCGTCTGAGAGCTTCGTCAGTCTTGCAAACAGCTTCCATGGAGGTCTCCTTAACCCTCAGAAGCAACCCCCTCTGCTTCCTCTCCCCGTTACCCCGAAAGCCCATGTTTCGTCTTACCCTCCTCCGGGTTCTGCCAAACCGAAGCCCCAGAGGCTGGCCCGCCACCACTCCCTCAACCCGAGCAAGCCGCTGATCAGACGTCAGGGATCCGCTGTTATTATTAGCCGAGGATCTGAGCTTATGCCAGCCGCGAGGCCTCTGGGACCCGAACCATACGAGCTCCCGAAGAACATTTCCGTCTCCATGGTTCCGAATCCCTCTGCCCCGCTCCAGCTGCCAGAGCCGGGCAGGTTTTCGGGGTCGGTTTTTGAGCTGGCGCCGCCCCCGAGCAGCCTCCCACTGCCGAGGTTTTCACTCAGGCCGAAGCTCAGGTGCAACGCCGAGGCCGGGGTCGACTCGGGCGCCACCGACAGCCTGCGCCAGATCTTGCGCCTCCGTTGA